In Gimesia benthica, a single window of DNA contains:
- a CDS encoding 4Fe-4S dicluster domain-containing protein — MYLEFVYRPIERLFCGTTGHGGKPRKSVPLIRRVMMYGAYLIISMILAHTFLAYFVSVSELQHWVRQSPFTHPTGFLVMTATVVLMMFNFSFFREQLCTIACPYGRFQSVLLDRRSLIVSYDPQRGEPRGKISKTDPTPKGDCIDCGQCVQACPTGIDIRDGLQMECLHCTQCMDACDEIMVKVDRPLGLVRYSCQDEIDGQPTKKLRPRVIIYPLLLLLSVSAFTITLLNKKSFDITIMRNYGNPFIVTEDDQVENNLQLKLVNRTDQPDEYTIKVLDAPDVTMELIGSPQLKARETKTIPMLVSAPRKSFVAGLREVELSIQSQTRQMKGGSHVRFSARNQRTRKH, encoded by the coding sequence ATTTACCTGGAATTCGTTTACCGTCCCATCGAACGTCTATTCTGTGGCACCACCGGTCATGGCGGCAAACCCCGGAAATCGGTCCCGCTGATTCGGCGTGTCATGATGTATGGCGCGTACCTGATTATCTCCATGATATTAGCGCATACGTTCCTGGCTTATTTCGTCAGTGTGAGTGAGTTGCAGCACTGGGTACGACAGTCGCCATTCACACATCCGACCGGGTTCCTGGTGATGACAGCCACCGTCGTGCTGATGATGTTCAACTTCTCGTTTTTCCGGGAACAGCTCTGCACCATCGCCTGTCCCTATGGACGTTTTCAATCGGTGCTGCTGGACCGACGTTCGTTGATTGTCAGTTACGATCCCCAGCGGGGAGAACCTCGAGGTAAGATCAGCAAAACGGATCCGACACCCAAGGGGGACTGTATCGACTGTGGTCAGTGTGTGCAGGCCTGTCCTACCGGCATTGATATTCGCGATGGACTGCAGATGGAATGTCTGCACTGCACGCAGTGTATGGATGCCTGTGATGAAATCATGGTCAAAGTTGATCGCCCGCTGGGCCTGGTCCGCTATTCCTGCCAGGATGAAATCGATGGCCAGCCAACGAAGAAACTGCGGCCACGTGTAATCATCTATCCTTTACTGCTGCTGTTGTCGGTCTCTGCGTTTACTATCACATTGCTGAATAAGAAATCGTTCGATATCACGATCATGCGTAATTATGGCAATCCGTTTATCGTGACCGAAGATGATCAGGTTGAAAACAACCTGCAGTTGAAGCTGGTCAACCGTACGGATCAGCCGGATGAATACACAATCAAGGTACTCGACGCCCCCGATGTCACCATGGAACTGATCGGCTCTCCCCAGCTCAAAGCACGAGAGACCAAAACGATCCCCATGCTGGTATCGGCGCCGCGCAAATCGTTTGTCGCAGGCTTGCGGGAAGTTGAACTCTCGATTCAGTCACAAACCAGGCAGATGAAAGGAGGGTCACATGTCAGATTCTCGGCCCGTAACCAACGAACCCGAAAACATTGA
- a CDS encoding FixH family protein, with amino-acid sequence MSDSRPVTNEPENIENDESAETLARWKWGGVILGFLGLQIVLSGVAVFLATSDPSNVIVEGYYEQAISWDQQRERQAASDALGWTTRLDLGKPQGLMGERLLTIQLAGPDGKPVSGCQLSGEIFHHARGGDVFKLHFKEQGPGNYTAVAPLQRSGLWNSH; translated from the coding sequence ATGTCAGATTCTCGGCCCGTAACCAACGAACCCGAAAACATTGAGAATGACGAATCCGCAGAAACCCTGGCCCGCTGGAAGTGGGGAGGCGTTATCCTGGGCTTCCTCGGTCTGCAGATCGTGCTCTCGGGGGTTGCCGTGTTCCTCGCGACCAGTGATCCTTCGAATGTGATTGTCGAAGGATACTACGAACAGGCAATCTCCTGGGATCAACAGCGGGAACGCCAGGCAGCCAGTGATGCCCTGGGCTGGACGACGCGCCTCGATCTGGGTAAACCGCAGGGGCTGATGGGCGAACGGCTGCTGACCATTCAGTTGGCAGGTCCAGATGGCAAGCCGGTCAGCGGCTGTCAATTGAGTGGAGAGATTTTTCACCACGCACGAGGCGGCGACGTCTTCAAGCTCCATTTCAAAGAACAGGGGCCCGGCAACTACACAGCCGTCGCGCCGCTCCAGCGTTCCGGACTGTGGAACTCTCATTGA
- a CDS encoding sulfite exporter TauE/SafE family protein, translating to MSDLQTIIPLLATIFVASIAGSGHCIGMCGPLMLLATNRSSESGSHSSLIYESCYHGGRLLGYTLLGLAAGSLGWLMESGGQLAGLQQAAAVVTGAGMILFGLFSLVTIYRTGSIPHFGTARVGRVFAKFVKRVHQLPHGLRPLSIGLVTACLPCGWLYAFLLLAVSARTPLFGGLTMIAFWLGTIPALSLASLASRWFPRKWNTLGNTLIASLLIVSGIFTMGVRAQADMGALHKQLEAPSQTEQLEQLKEQPLPCCLRGDSDNSPDPNLNARR from the coding sequence ATGTCAGACCTGCAGACCATCATTCCACTCCTGGCGACCATCTTCGTCGCCAGCATAGCCGGCAGCGGACATTGTATCGGCATGTGTGGACCATTGATGCTGCTGGCGACGAATCGCTCTTCTGAATCAGGCTCGCATTCGTCCCTGATTTACGAAAGCTGCTATCATGGCGGCCGGTTGCTGGGATATACACTACTGGGCCTCGCGGCAGGCAGCCTGGGCTGGCTGATGGAATCGGGCGGTCAACTGGCTGGTCTACAGCAGGCGGCGGCGGTGGTAACCGGTGCCGGCATGATTCTATTTGGTCTGTTTTCTCTAGTGACTATCTACCGTACCGGCAGTATTCCCCACTTTGGTACGGCGCGCGTGGGCAGGGTGTTTGCGAAGTTCGTCAAACGCGTGCATCAACTGCCGCACGGATTACGACCACTGTCCATCGGCTTAGTGACGGCCTGCCTCCCCTGTGGCTGGTTATACGCATTTCTGCTGCTGGCGGTCAGTGCCCGTACACCGCTATTCGGTGGACTGACCATGATCGCCTTCTGGCTGGGAACCATTCCGGCGCTCTCGCTCGCCAGTCTGGCCAGTCGCTGGTTTCCACGAAAATGGAACACCCTGGGCAACACATTAATCGCCAGCCTGTTGATTGTCAGTGGCATCTTTACGATGGGTGTGCGGGCGCAGGCTGACATGGGAGCGCTCCACAAACAGTTGGAAGCGCCTTCTCAGACTGAACAATTAGAGCAGCTCAAAGAGCAGCCGCTCCCCTGTTGCCTCCGAGGTGATTCCGATAACAGCCCCGATCCCAACCTGAACGCGCGCCGGTGA
- a CDS encoding cation transporter, which produces MDHPRFLELYAHQLDSGLNRIRLHLEGIHCASCVFVIEKLPEFLPGVINARVNLTTATLDCFWNPDAVAISEIARTLDRLGYRPHPAQPNETERLYRLENRKHLIRLGIAGACAGNVMLIAFALYAGMFTGMSAEHLNLFRWTSAGLALVSIFWPGQIFFKGALLALKTRVPHIDLPVALGITIGGIAGLVNSIRGRGEIISTH; this is translated from the coding sequence ATGGACCACCCCCGGTTCCTGGAGCTTTACGCCCACCAATTGGATTCCGGTCTGAATCGCATTCGACTGCACCTGGAGGGCATTCATTGCGCCTCCTGCGTGTTTGTGATTGAAAAACTCCCCGAGTTTCTGCCTGGCGTGATCAATGCCCGGGTGAATCTCACCACCGCGACACTGGACTGTTTCTGGAATCCGGACGCCGTCGCGATCTCCGAAATCGCCCGCACACTGGATCGGCTAGGCTACCGTCCGCACCCGGCTCAACCCAACGAAACCGAGCGACTCTATCGCCTGGAAAACCGGAAACACCTGATTCGTCTGGGGATCGCTGGAGCCTGTGCCGGGAATGTGATGCTGATCGCATTCGCCCTTTACGCTGGTATGTTTACCGGCATGTCAGCCGAACACTTGAACCTGTTTCGCTGGACGAGCGCCGGTCTGGCACTGGTTTCAATCTTCTGGCCCGGGCAGATCTTTTTCAAAGGCGCTCTGCTCGCACTCAAGACGCGGGTTCCGCACATTGATTTGCCGGTCGCCCTGGGCATCACTATCGGAGGGATCGCGGGGCTGGTGAATTCGATCCGGGGTAGAGGAGAGATTATTTCGACTCACTGA
- a CDS encoding P-type ATPase yields MIPADGVILSGDSSVDESILTGESRPRRVLTGGEVTAGTLNLTSPLRMQVQSVGEQTRIGRLMNLVELGVSSNSR; encoded by the coding sequence GTGATTCCGGCAGACGGCGTCATTCTCTCCGGCGACTCGTCAGTTGATGAATCGATCCTGACCGGGGAGTCGCGGCCCCGCAGAGTGCTGACCGGCGGAGAGGTAACCGCGGGCACGCTCAACCTGACTTCTCCCTTGCGGATGCAGGTTCAGTCCGTAGGCGAACAGACTCGGATTGGACGTCTAATGAACCTGGTGGAACTGGGTGTCAGTTCCAACTCCCGCTGA
- a CDS encoding HAD-IC family P-type ATPase — MELANRIAGVFVITVILLSLLCLGLWWSSGAKVAVANAISLLIVTCPCALGLATPLALAVAQGKAAKRFILINSGDAVEKLARPGILWLDKTGTLTTGKMQVQVWQGDQSRFREIAALESRLSTRSRRRYWAILNSRPEVR, encoded by the coding sequence ATCGAACTTGCCAACCGGATTGCCGGCGTGTTCGTGATCACGGTCATCCTGTTGTCGCTCCTCTGCCTGGGACTCTGGTGGTCGAGCGGGGCGAAAGTTGCCGTCGCGAATGCGATCTCTCTGTTGATTGTCACCTGTCCGTGTGCCCTGGGACTGGCGACTCCACTCGCGCTGGCTGTCGCGCAGGGGAAAGCAGCGAAACGTTTCATTCTGATCAATTCCGGAGACGCGGTCGAAAAACTGGCCCGACCCGGGATTCTGTGGCTGGATAAAACGGGGACGCTGACTACCGGTAAAATGCAGGTTCAGGTCTGGCAGGGAGATCAGAGCCGGTTCCGCGAGATCGCTGCGTTGGAAAGCAGGTTGTCCACCCGATCGCGACGGCGATACTGGGCTATATTGAACAGCAGACCGGAGGTGCGTTGA
- a CDS encoding HAD-IC family P-type ATPase has translation MRPDSRATLDHLKAAGWSIGILSGDHEEIVNPIARQLDINPEFVHAGVLPEEKLQIIQQSTPEGLTVMVGDGVNDSAALAAASVGIAVHGGAEASLQVADVYLIVPA, from the coding sequence TTGCGCCCCGATTCGCGTGCCACGCTGGATCACCTGAAGGCGGCCGGCTGGTCGATCGGGATTCTCTCGGGCGACCATGAGGAGATTGTGAATCCGATCGCCCGGCAGCTCGACATCAATCCTGAGTTTGTACATGCAGGCGTTCTGCCGGAAGAGAAGCTGCAGATCATTCAGCAGTCCACACCAGAGGGACTGACCGTCATGGTGGGAGATGGCGTCAACGATAGCGCTGCCCTGGCAGCTGCTTCGGTCGGAATTGCCGTCCATGGAGGAGCCGAAGCCAGCCTGCAGGTCGCTGACGTTTATCTAATCGTCCCGGCTTGA
- the ccoS gene encoding cbb3-type cytochrome oxidase assembly protein CcoS encodes MSVLYIALPVAILLALAAVIAFVWTVSRGQYDDLDTPALRMLEDDERRRPRHRPAPESDTSLREEADHPHDSRQQ; translated from the coding sequence ATGAGCGTATTGTATATCGCACTCCCGGTTGCCATTCTGCTTGCCCTGGCGGCTGTCATCGCGTTCGTCTGGACGGTGTCACGTGGTCAATACGATGACCTCGACACGCCGGCGCTCCGCATGCTGGAAGACGACGAGCGACGCCGTCCGCGTCACAGACCTGCTCCCGAGAGTGATACTTCACTTCGAGAAGAAGCGGATCACCCACACGATTCCCGTCAGCAATAA
- a CDS encoding DUF2905 domain-containing protein, which yields MSNHPAWILIGAGLFIAAIGLFWLLGPSLPWIGKLPGDIAVERENVRFYFPLTTCILLSLLLTGIVWVIRFFSK from the coding sequence ATGAGCAATCACCCCGCGTGGATATTAATTGGAGCCGGATTATTCATCGCCGCCATTGGTCTGTTCTGGCTGCTCGGACCCTCGCTGCCCTGGATCGGAAAACTGCCCGGCGATATCGCGGTTGAACGGGAAAACGTGCGCTTCTATTTTCCCTTGACGACCTGCATCCTGCTCAGCTTATTGCTGACGGGAATCGTGTGGGTGATCCGCTTCTTCTCGAAGTGA
- a CDS encoding bifunctional SulP family inorganic anion transporter/carbonic anhydrase, translated as MPLCLGIALASNAPLISGLISGIIGGIVVGSLSHSQTSVSGPAAGLTAVVATQIALLGSFEAFLLAVALGGLLQVIAGLCRAGFISMFIPSGVVKGMLTGIGLLLILKQLPYLIGHDGLQTNGSLSAAPQNLGLYQSLVSLSDLDWHAGATVIGLLSVLQLILWDRIPVLKRSAIPGPLISVVLGVAISQLWFSGLGAAWRIPNPQLVQVPVFNSPAEYGAILVFPDFSLLTDSKVYIAALTIAIVASLETLLNLEAVDRLDPQQRHSPRSRELFAQGVGNITAGLTGGLPVTSVIVRSSLNINSGGQTKLSAILNGGLLLGCFLLIPQVLNLIPLACLAGILLVTGYKLASPALIRQMYQAGRYQFIPYSCTAFFIVVTDILTGILLGLATSISFILYSNMRCPLHRVLEKHVGGDVLRIELANQVSFFNRAAIERALLEVPRDGFVVIDGRKTDFIDPDVLSLLRDFQNITAPARGIRVSLQGFRERYDPAGEIQTIDYSQTELRGQLTPDDVLRLLMEGNQRFRAGVLTRGESRQNSPGEPYAQNSCVTILSCIDCYMPVESIFDLRPDNIFSVQVAGNVIDTEVVNNLEYGCILSGTPLLLVLGHTRCGAIRASLEQQQPGLPEDRGNNRHLNQVVNLISESIQDETDSEKQTDSRSRIHSPPRRSVTGMSCGPLQPSWPPATRSANASRPARWESSEPSTTTTPALSNY; from the coding sequence CTGCCCCTTTGTCTGGGTATTGCTCTCGCCTCGAATGCCCCCCTGATTTCCGGACTGATCTCGGGCATCATCGGCGGAATCGTGGTCGGCTCACTGAGTCATTCGCAGACCAGCGTCAGTGGACCGGCGGCGGGACTGACAGCGGTCGTCGCCACACAGATCGCCCTGCTCGGCTCCTTCGAAGCCTTTCTGCTGGCGGTCGCCCTCGGAGGATTGTTGCAGGTGATCGCCGGTCTCTGTCGTGCCGGCTTCATCTCGATGTTCATTCCCTCCGGCGTCGTGAAAGGTATGCTGACCGGGATCGGCCTGCTGCTGATCCTCAAACAGCTGCCTTACCTGATCGGTCATGACGGTCTGCAGACAAACGGCTCACTGAGCGCTGCACCACAAAACCTGGGACTCTATCAGAGCCTGGTCTCGCTCTCCGACCTCGACTGGCACGCCGGCGCGACTGTGATTGGGCTCCTCTCAGTGCTACAACTGATTCTCTGGGATCGTATTCCCGTCCTTAAACGGTCCGCCATTCCCGGCCCGCTGATCTCTGTCGTCCTGGGAGTCGCCATCAGCCAGCTCTGGTTCAGTGGACTGGGCGCCGCCTGGCGGATTCCCAACCCGCAACTGGTTCAGGTACCGGTCTTCAACAGCCCCGCGGAATACGGAGCCATCCTCGTCTTCCCTGACTTTTCGCTGCTCACCGATAGCAAGGTCTACATCGCGGCACTCACGATCGCGATTGTCGCCTCACTGGAGACACTGCTCAACCTGGAAGCCGTGGACCGCCTCGATCCCCAGCAGCGGCACTCCCCCCGCAGCCGGGAACTGTTCGCCCAGGGGGTCGGTAATATCACCGCGGGGCTGACCGGCGGGCTCCCCGTGACATCGGTCATCGTCCGCAGTTCGTTGAACATCAACTCGGGCGGCCAGACGAAACTCTCGGCGATCCTGAACGGCGGCCTGCTGCTGGGATGTTTCCTGCTGATTCCCCAGGTGTTGAACCTGATTCCGCTCGCCTGCCTGGCCGGAATTCTACTGGTCACCGGCTACAAGCTGGCCAGCCCGGCACTCATCCGACAGATGTACCAGGCCGGCCGCTATCAGTTCATCCCCTACTCCTGCACCGCCTTCTTCATCGTGGTGACCGATATCCTCACCGGTATCCTGCTGGGCCTGGCAACCAGTATCAGCTTCATCCTCTACAGCAACATGCGTTGCCCGCTGCACCGCGTGCTTGAGAAACATGTCGGCGGCGATGTGCTACGCATCGAACTCGCGAACCAGGTCAGCTTCTTCAACCGGGCCGCCATCGAACGCGCACTGCTCGAAGTCCCCCGCGACGGCTTCGTAGTCATCGATGGTCGCAAAACCGACTTTATCGACCCGGACGTCCTCAGCCTGTTACGCGATTTCCAGAACATCACGGCCCCCGCGCGGGGCATCCGTGTGAGCCTCCAGGGGTTCCGCGAACGCTACGACCCGGCTGGTGAAATTCAAACGATCGATTATTCCCAGACGGAACTCCGTGGCCAGCTCACTCCCGATGATGTCTTACGCCTGCTGATGGAAGGCAATCAGCGATTCCGCGCCGGTGTGCTTACCCGCGGAGAATCGCGACAGAATTCGCCGGGGGAACCTTACGCCCAGAATTCCTGCGTGACCATCCTGAGTTGTATCGACTGCTATATGCCGGTGGAATCCATCTTCGATCTGCGGCCCGACAACATCTTCAGTGTGCAGGTCGCCGGCAACGTAATCGATACCGAAGTCGTGAATAACCTCGAATACGGCTGCATCCTCTCCGGCACCCCGCTGCTACTGGTTCTAGGGCACACCCGCTGTGGCGCCATCCGGGCTTCGCTGGAACAGCAGCAACCCGGGCTCCCGGAAGACAGAGGCAATAACCGGCACCTGAATCAGGTCGTCAATCTGATATCAGAGTCGATTCAGGACGAGACTGACAGCGAGAAACAGACAGATTCCCGGAGCAGAATTCACTCTCCTCCACGCAGGTCAGTCACCGGAATGTCCTGCGGGCCGTTGCAGCCATCCTGGCCTCCAGCGACCAGATCCGCGAACGCGTCCAGGCCGGCACGCTGGGAGTCGTCGGAGCCGTCTACCACGACGACACCGGCGTTGTCGAACTACTGA
- a CDS encoding restriction endonuclease: protein MHNTTLPPAQSERIPLKEALEQSEERLRFFHHELKQERSRLKELTSKVKSLRLKTSYFNSTRTYRASLKQYHIWEPGAWVVVPPVLGLVTLILIDLVMGSRPVSVVVAVLMIVISFVALLALSKYPSDAELPQLMEQTKNELAQLSRKATQTETRIGELQQGLEQELVLNANLVAQNKERERISSARYQCQQLFNENWRAMRSVEFEQYLERVFQLLGYQTQTTNTTGDQGVDLIVEKAGRRIAVQVKGYFHSVSNSAIQQAFTGMRHYNCHACAVVTNSKFTASAIELAESTNCVLIHEDNFREFVFGEIEFV, encoded by the coding sequence ATGCATAACACAACCTTACCTCCCGCTCAGTCAGAACGTATCCCCCTCAAGGAAGCCTTGGAACAATCTGAAGAGCGATTACGCTTTTTTCATCATGAACTCAAACAGGAGCGAAGTCGGCTTAAGGAACTCACCTCAAAAGTGAAATCGCTCCGACTGAAGACTTCATACTTCAATTCTACCCGCACCTATCGAGCCAGCCTGAAACAGTATCACATCTGGGAGCCTGGCGCCTGGGTCGTCGTTCCGCCTGTACTGGGACTGGTGACACTCATCTTGATTGATCTGGTGATGGGGTCTCGACCTGTGAGTGTGGTGGTTGCCGTTCTGATGATTGTTATTTCTTTCGTGGCTCTCCTGGCGCTGTCAAAGTATCCTTCCGACGCTGAGCTTCCGCAGCTTATGGAGCAGACGAAAAACGAGCTGGCTCAACTCTCCAGGAAAGCGACTCAGACGGAAACCCGTATCGGGGAGTTGCAACAGGGGCTGGAACAGGAACTGGTACTGAATGCGAACTTAGTCGCCCAAAATAAAGAACGGGAACGAATTTCCTCAGCCAGATATCAGTGCCAGCAGTTATTCAACGAGAACTGGCGTGCGATGCGAAGCGTTGAATTCGAGCAGTACCTGGAGCGTGTTTTTCAGCTGCTGGGTTACCAGACGCAGACTACCAATACCACGGGTGACCAGGGAGTCGACTTAATTGTGGAAAAAGCAGGCCGCAGAATTGCGGTGCAGGTCAAAGGCTACTTTCACAGCGTCAGCAACTCCGCCATCCAGCAGGCCTTCACCGGCATGCGGCATTACAACTGCCATGCCTGTGCCGTAGTTACCAACAGTAAATTCACGGCAAGCGCCATTGAGCTGGCGGAAAGCACGAACTGTGTATTGATCCACGAAGACAACTTTCGGGAGTTCGTGTTTGGGGAAATTGAATTTGTGTGA
- a CDS encoding SMI1/KNR4 family protein codes for MKDNSEAIVLEAINRMKSRSVVFEPGLTDLEIENIEQRFGFRFPPDLRVLLQSALPVGIASKDK; via the coding sequence ATGAAAGATAATTCCGAGGCGATCGTTCTTGAGGCAATCAATCGCATGAAATCCCGGTCTGTGGTCTTTGAGCCAGGTCTGACGGATCTGGAGATAGAAAACATAGAGCAGCGGTTTGGTTTCCGATTCCCTCCCGACTTACGTGTGCTGTTGCAATCAGCTTTACCAGTAGGAATCGCATCAAAAGACAAATGA